One Gambusia affinis linkage group LG15, SWU_Gaff_1.0, whole genome shotgun sequence genomic window carries:
- the LOC122844512 gene encoding serine rich and transmembrane domain containing 1 isoform X2, with translation MSGMDVLLVDNNKTGVTPIDNGTFLRFSPTSASASAAASSPGSRQGNVYVYVWLFLGLLVFLLTLLIISLHRLKNIISSSSSVPDCSSEGGSSFTNMEICSISSQRSTISVLST, from the coding sequence ATGTCGGGAATGGACGTCCTGCTGGTGGACAACAACAAGACCGGAGTCACCCCGATAGACAATGGGACTTTTCTCCGTTTCTCCCCGACATCTGCCTCTGCGTCAGCGGCTGCATCGTCTCCAGGAAGTCGCCAGGGCAACGTCTATGTCTACGTGTGGCTCTTCCTTGGGCTGCTGGTGTTCCTGCTGACGCTGCTCATCATCTCCCTCCACAGGCTGAAGAACATCATCTCATCGTCTTCCTCGGTCCCTGACTGCAGCAGCGAGGGAGGGAGCTCCTTCACCAACATGGAGATCTGCAGCATCTCCTCTCAGAGGTCCACCATCTCTGTGCTCTCCACCTGA
- the LOC122844512 gene encoding serine rich and transmembrane domain containing 1 isoform X1 has protein sequence MSGMDVLLVDNNKTGVTPIDNGTFLRFSPTSASASAAASSPGSRQGNVYVYVWLFLGLLVFLLTLLIISLHRLKNIISSSSSVPDCSSEGGSSFTNMEICSISSQRLRMHAKQTNKPTRKTPQDQLME, from the exons ATGTCGGGAATGGACGTCCTGCTGGTGGACAACAACAAGACCGGAGTCACCCCGATAGACAATGGGACTTTTCTCCGTTTCTCCCCGACATCTGCCTCTGCGTCAGCGGCTGCATCGTCTCCAGGAAGTCGCCAGGGCAACGTCTATGTCTACGTGTGGCTCTTCCTTGGGCTGCTGGTGTTCCTGCTGACGCTGCTCATCATCTCCCTCCACAGGCTGAAGAACATCATCTCATCGTCTTCCTCGGTCCCTGACTGCAGCAGCGAGGGAGGGAGCTCCTTCACCAACATGGAGATCTGCAGCATCTCCTCTCAGAG GCTGAGGatgcatgcaaaacaaacaaataaaccaacaaGAAAAACTCCACAAGACCAGCTGATGGAATAA